Genomic segment of Pseudomonas sp. CCI4.2:
GTGCTCAAAGCTAATGCGCCATTGGCGGATATCCTGGTACCGGAATGGGCTGCAGCCCAGGAAGAATTCCTCGCATTGAAGCGCAATGGCGATGCTGACTTGCTGGCGGCTGCACGCCAAAGGTTGCACCTCACCGGGATGCCGACAGCGCTGATTACCCAGGTAGAGCGCAGCGGTAAGGTCCAGCCGAACCTGACGCTCACCAGTCCCATTAGCGGTGTGCTGCAAGAGTTGGATGTACGTATGGGTATGACCGTGATGGCCGGCGAGACTTTGGCTCGAGTTAATGGATTGAGTAGCGTCTGGCTAGCCGTGGCCGTTCCAGAGTCGGAGACGGAATCGATCGTCCTCGGTCAAACGGTCGAAGCACGCCTGCCAGCCTTCCCAGGGACTGTGCTCAGAGGCGTGGTCAGCACGATTCTTCCCGAAACCAATCCGGACAGCCGCACCGTTCGCGTGCGGGTCGAACTGGCCAACCCTAATGGACGACTCAGGCCGGGTATGACGGCGCAGGTACGCCTGAATCGCTCGACTGAGCAAAGCGTGTTGTGGGTGCCGAGCGAGGCGCTCATCCGCACCGGTCGACGCACGCTGGTGATGCTCGCCGAAGACGCGGGTCGCTATCGACCCCTAGAGGTGCAACTCGGGCAGGAAAACGAAGGCAAGACGGTGGTGTTGAAAGGCCTGGAGGAAGGCCAGCAGGTGGTCTCATCAGGTCAGTTCCTGCTCGACTCCGAGGCTAGCCTCAAGGGCATCGTCGCAAGCACGCTGGAAATGCCAGCACCTACAGCCGCTGCCCTTCATGAGTCGCAGGGGCAAGTCCTACAGATCAATAGCAAAGACGTTACGCTCGCCCATGGTCCCTTCAAGACGCTGGGTATGCCGGGCATGACCATGACCTTCCCACTGGCGGACCCTGCGCTCATGCAAGGGCTCAAATTGGGAGACAAGGTTCGGATCGCAGTGAGCCAAACCGATGATGGTTTGCGCGTTGAGCGTCTGGAAAAACTAGGGGGCCAGCCATGATCGCTGCCCTTATCCGCTGGTCTGTGGCCAACCGCTTCCTGGTCCTGCTGGCCACGCTGTTCGTCACTGCCTGGGGCGTCTGGTCGGTTCAGAGCACCCCCATCGATGCACTGCCGGACCTCTCCGATGTTCAGGTAATCATCCGCACCCCCTACGCGGGGCAAGCGCCGCAAATTGTCGAGAACCAGGTGACCTATCCGCTGGCGACCACCATGCTCTCGGTACCGGGAGCGAAAACCGTACGCGGTTACTCCTTCTTCGGCGACAGCTTCGTTTACGTGCTGTTCGAAGACGGTACCGATTTGTATTGGGCTCGCTCACGCGTACTGGAGTATCTGAGCCAGGTACAAAGCCGCTTGCCGGCTACGGCCAAACCGGCCTTGGGACCAGATGCCACCGGGGTGGGCTGGATCTATCAATACGCGCTAGTGGATCGCACCGGTGGCCATGATCTGGCGCAGCTGCGCGCACTTCAGGACTGGTTTCTCAAGTTCGAGCTCAAGACCCTGCCGAACGTGGCAGAAGTAGCCACCGTCGGCGGCATGGTCAAGCAATACCAGGTGCAGCTCGATCCGCTCAAGCTGGCCAGCCTGGGCATCACGCAGTCTGAGGTGACCGAGGCGATTGGCAAGGCCAATCAGGAAACCGGCGGTGCTGTGCTGGAACTGGCGGAGACCGAGTTCATCGTGCGCGCTTCCGGTTACCTGAAGACACTGAATGACTTTCGGGCTATCCCGCTAAAACTCGGGGCTGGTGGCGTGCCAGTGACTCTTGGCGATGTGGCCACAATTCAACTGGGGCCAGAGATGCGTCGTGGTATTAGCGAACTCGACGGCGAAGGTGAAACGGTTGGTGGCGTGGTGATTCTGCGCAGCGGCAAGAATGCTCGAGAAACCATTGCGGCGGTCAAGACCAAACTCGACGAGCTCAAAGGCAGTCTGCCGGCCGGGGTAGAAATCGTCACCACCTACGACCGCAGCAAGCTGATCGACCGTGCCGTGGAAAACCTCAGCCACAAACTGATCGAGGAGTTCATTGTCGTCGCGTTGGTCTGCGGGATATTTCTGTGGCATCTGCGCTCATCGCTGGTAGCCATTATCTCGCTGCCAGTTGGGGTGCTGATTGCCTTCATCGTCATGCGTCACCAAGGGATTAACGCCAACATCATGTCTTTGGGAGGGATTGCCATTGCCATTGGTGCCATGGTCGACGCCGCCGTGGTGATGATCGAAAACGCCCACAAGAAGATCGAGGCCTGGCATGCGGCCCATCCCGACGAGGAACTTAAGGGCGAACATCGCTGGCATGTGATTACCGAAGCCGCGGTTGAGGTAGGGCCGGCGCTGTTCTTCTGTCTGTTGATCATCACCCTGTCGTTCATTCCGGTGTTCACCCTGGAGGCGCAGGAGGGCCGCCTGTTTGGCCCCCTCGCTTTCACCAAGACCTACGCCATGGCGGCGGCGGCCGGACTGTCGGTGACTCTGGTGCCGGTGTTGATGGGCTACTGGATTCGTGGACGAATTCCCACTGAGCAACAGAACCCACTGAACCGTTGGTTGATCAGGATCTATCAGCCGGCCCTGGACGCGGTGCTGCGTCGGCCCAAAATCACCTTGTTGGTTGCACTACTGGTCTTTCTCAGTACGCTTTGGCCGATCTCTCACTTGGGTGGCGAGTTTCTCCCTGCGCTGGACGAGGGTGATCTGCTCTACATGCCTTCCGCCCTGCCGGGGTTGTCGGCGCAGAAGGCGGCGCAACTGCTGCAACAGACCGACCGCCTGATCAAAACGGTGCCCGAAGTCGAACACGTTTTCGGTAAGGCGGGTCGCGCCGAAACCGCCACCGATCCGGCACCGCTGGAGATGTTCGAGACCACCATCCAGTTCAAGCCGCGTGATCAGTGGCGCCCAGGGATGACCCAGGAAAAGCTCGTGGAGGAGCTTGACCGAGTGGTGCGCGTCCCAGGGTTGACCAACATCTGGATACCACCGATTCGTAACCGCATCGACATGCTGGCTACCGG
This window contains:
- a CDS encoding efflux RND transporter periplasmic adaptor subunit; its protein translation is MNTRIWKTAVLTGLSVALGVAAGYWFAQQRMSAMPDALAEQSPKTQDQRKVLYWYDPMKPQQKFDKPGKSPFMDMQLVPQYVDAATNGAAISIDPSLTQNLGMRLATVTRGVLTSSLDVVGVLAFNERNVAVVQARTSGFVERVYARAPGDVLKANAPLADILVPEWAAAQEEFLALKRNGDADLLAAARQRLHLTGMPTALITQVERSGKVQPNLTLTSPISGVLQELDVRMGMTVMAGETLARVNGLSSVWLAVAVPESETESIVLGQTVEARLPAFPGTVLRGVVSTILPETNPDSRTVRVRVELANPNGRLRPGMTAQVRLNRSTEQSVLWVPSEALIRTGRRTLVMLAEDAGRYRPLEVQLGQENEGKTVVLKGLEEGQQVVSSGQFLLDSEASLKGIVASTLEMPAPTAAALHESQGQVLQINSKDVTLAHGPFKTLGMPGMTMTFPLADPALMQGLKLGDKVRIAVSQTDDGLRVERLEKLGGQP
- a CDS encoding efflux RND transporter permease subunit — translated: MIAALIRWSVANRFLVLLATLFVTAWGVWSVQSTPIDALPDLSDVQVIIRTPYAGQAPQIVENQVTYPLATTMLSVPGAKTVRGYSFFGDSFVYVLFEDGTDLYWARSRVLEYLSQVQSRLPATAKPALGPDATGVGWIYQYALVDRTGGHDLAQLRALQDWFLKFELKTLPNVAEVATVGGMVKQYQVQLDPLKLASLGITQSEVTEAIGKANQETGGAVLELAETEFIVRASGYLKTLNDFRAIPLKLGAGGVPVTLGDVATIQLGPEMRRGISELDGEGETVGGVVILRSGKNARETIAAVKTKLDELKGSLPAGVEIVTTYDRSKLIDRAVENLSHKLIEEFIVVALVCGIFLWHLRSSLVAIISLPVGVLIAFIVMRHQGINANIMSLGGIAIAIGAMVDAAVVMIENAHKKIEAWHAAHPDEELKGEHRWHVITEAAVEVGPALFFCLLIITLSFIPVFTLEAQEGRLFGPLAFTKTYAMAAAAGLSVTLVPVLMGYWIRGRIPTEQQNPLNRWLIRIYQPALDAVLRRPKITLLVALLVFLSTLWPISHLGGEFLPALDEGDLLYMPSALPGLSAQKAAQLLQQTDRLIKTVPEVEHVFGKAGRAETATDPAPLEMFETTIQFKPRDQWRPGMTQEKLVEELDRVVRVPGLTNIWIPPIRNRIDMLATGIKSPIGVKVAGTNLTEIDAVTQAVERVAKDVPGVSSALAERLTGGRYIDVDIDRNAAARYGLNIADVQSIVAGAIGGENVGETIEGLARFPINVRYPREWRDSLGALEQLPIYTPLGSQITLGTVAKIKVSDGPPMLKSENARPSGWVYIDVRGRDIASVVADLRRVVSEQVKLQPGMSLSYSGQFEFLERANARLKRVVPATLLIIFVLLYLTFARFDEALLIMATLPFALTGGAWFLYLLGFNLSVATGVGFIALAGVSAEFGVIMLLYLKNAWAEREDLGDSTERGLVAAIREGAVQRVRPKAMTVVVIIAGLLPILLGSGTGSEVMSRIAAPMVGGMVTAPLLSLFVIPAAYRLMRRRRLLAEPDKEVNA